The Rhodoflexus caldus genome includes a window with the following:
- a CDS encoding DUF11 domain-containing protein: MKKILFFVCFLCLCAIQPIQAQQAQIPSAGLSQNGFSNITQAYSGAPFNLVLTNLGCNCPNQTLTITYNNVVVFQGNSLLPLTTPTPGTLQVDFAALQNSNNCNGAMQYTLPFIFPAGITCDGASATFNIQYSGCGVNHTQTLAVKARTLNLWKASKEPVAPTACAGENILWRVKIFKDFTNVSAINGITPSISNNIGTYDLVLTDFADQITTTCTNVTNSLGTFSAGVNGYTPPVYFNPNTPNPPFIPLPSNSSQSVNLNSPQTITANTIYMFIRTQAFTCNNSCTLNNSIQLNGVLGSLNNPCGNVTLNAQSQQSAQVNYCGSTLTQQGALTKSIQFQPFTQLSPGCSGRYIISFTNTGNVPITQLTITDPFPTGLTYINHVISPANAGVLNTGSSPFQFNMTQSSLAPNASIFIEINFQVNTVVSPGTLITNCATANFNANIPINPGNDFCGNPVQTVVSNTAQGCVQFNVKQPSPLVSIKKCVTGPSAVAVGGQQSFAIFIANNGDQAFNGTLTDPIAAHNLSNIQNVQVFAGTVPNIQSVNYGSCGFLNSPSVQNHLQPLTAPTNGFSVTTSVSNTALTANLTIPPNCNFMQTNVVMITFTATQMPASMGTNLATVTLGAGQTISSQVPYNILAMAALNGEKQVNSGINQSNWSNSQIVPVGGTFQYRIRISNVGSLPLSKIQVQDNLPSCVQLANPANITVVDANNNTVASALPVSFSGGVFVLPAGFTLNPGQDVFLVFNAQRTAATPEPCVNCATVSAVSPLSANPLTWNTGCANILQPLDCQNEACKELKVEIKPGLVMSNGNVQPMLLQLSYPVPIQELSIHVDDFFIQYLPGDCKPANIGNAVGHMATASSPIGGANGLLLQQPHPPMNTSLTWIGNPTSVNTGFGILSGIPFNLSLPNILNLKCCEGRMNICFTVRIKDVNCVVCEKRICRELKFPSAVIVTPSPLPNINQKQ; the protein is encoded by the coding sequence ATGAAAAAGATATTATTTTTTGTTTGTTTCCTCTGTTTGTGCGCCATTCAGCCTATACAGGCGCAACAAGCCCAAATACCTTCTGCCGGTTTATCGCAAAACGGCTTTTCAAATATTACTCAGGCTTATTCGGGTGCGCCCTTCAATTTGGTTCTGACCAACTTAGGATGCAACTGCCCCAACCAAACGCTGACCATTACCTATAACAATGTAGTAGTTTTCCAAGGCAACAGTCTGCTGCCTCTCACCACACCCACCCCCGGCACCTTGCAGGTGGATTTTGCAGCGCTGCAAAACAGCAATAATTGCAATGGGGCTATGCAATATACGCTGCCGTTCATATTTCCGGCAGGCATTACCTGCGACGGCGCAAGCGCAACATTCAACATACAATACAGCGGTTGCGGCGTAAATCATACCCAAACGCTTGCAGTAAAAGCCCGCACGCTCAACCTGTGGAAGGCCTCTAAGGAACCGGTAGCGCCAACTGCCTGTGCCGGAGAAAACATCTTGTGGCGCGTGAAAATATTTAAAGATTTCACCAATGTATCCGCCATTAACGGCATCACGCCGAGCATCAGCAACAACATCGGGACTTACGACTTGGTATTAACCGATTTTGCAGACCAAATAACGACTACTTGTACAAACGTTACCAACAGTTTGGGTACTTTTTCCGCCGGTGTTAATGGTTATACGCCACCTGTTTATTTTAATCCTAACACACCCAATCCGCCTTTTATTCCGTTGCCTTCAAACAGCAGCCAATCTGTCAATCTTAACAGCCCTCAGACCATCACGGCAAACACAATATACATGTTCATTCGTACACAGGCTTTTACCTGCAACAACAGTTGTACGTTGAACAACTCCATCCAATTGAATGGCGTTTTGGGCAGCCTTAATAATCCCTGCGGCAACGTTACGCTGAATGCGCAAAGCCAGCAATCCGCACAGGTGAATTATTGCGGCTCTACATTAACCCAGCAAGGTGCTTTAACGAAATCCATACAATTTCAACCCTTTACCCAACTTTCCCCGGGTTGCAGCGGCAGGTATATTATCTCATTCACAAATACCGGCAATGTACCCATCACGCAACTGACCATTACCGACCCTTTCCCGACAGGTTTGACTTATATCAACCATGTCATTTCTCCTGCTAATGCGGGCGTGCTGAACACCGGTAGTTCGCCTTTTCAGTTCAACATGACGCAAAGCAGTTTAGCGCCCAACGCAAGCATCTTTATTGAAATCAATTTTCAGGTAAATACTGTGGTCAGCCCCGGCACGCTGATAACCAACTGTGCCACTGCCAATTTTAATGCAAACATTCCCATTAATCCGGGTAATGATTTTTGCGGCAATCCTGTGCAAACCGTTGTCAGCAATACTGCGCAGGGCTGTGTCCAATTCAACGTAAAACAACCTTCACCGCTTGTTTCTATTAAAAAATGCGTTACAGGGCCATCTGCCGTAGCTGTCGGAGGGCAACAAAGTTTTGCCATCTTCATTGCCAACAACGGCGACCAAGCCTTTAACGGTACGCTTACCGACCCGATAGCAGCACATAACCTAAGCAACATTCAAAACGTGCAGGTTTTTGCAGGCACCGTGCCAAATATTCAATCGGTGAATTATGGCAGTTGTGGTTTCCTCAACAGTCCGTCGGTGCAAAATCACCTGCAACCGTTAACTGCTCCTACCAACGGGTTTAGCGTTACCACGTCGGTAAGCAACACGGCACTGACTGCCAACCTGACCATACCGCCCAACTGCAACTTTATGCAGACCAACGTAGTGATGATTACGTTTACAGCTACGCAAATGCCCGCATCAATGGGTACCAATCTTGCTACGGTTACGCTTGGCGCAGGACAGACTATCAGTAGCCAAGTACCTTACAATATTTTGGCAATGGCGGCACTGAACGGCGAAAAACAAGTCAATTCGGGCATTAACCAAAGCAATTGGAGCAATTCGCAGATAGTGCCGGTAGGAGGAACGTTCCAGTATCGCATCAGAATTAGCAACGTAGGCAGTTTGCCGCTGTCCAAAATTCAGGTGCAGGACAACCTGCCAAGTTGCGTTCAATTGGCAAACCCTGCCAATATTACGGTGGTAGATGCTAACAACAACACGGTTGCAAGCGCATTGCCGGTCAGCTTCAGTGGAGGCGTGTTTGTACTGCCCGCGGGTTTCACCTTAAACCCCGGTCAGGATGTATTCTTGGTGTTCAACGCACAGCGCACGGCTGCCACGCCCGAACCTTGCGTAAACTGTGCAACAGTAAGTGCCGTTTCGCCGCTTTCTGCTAACCCGCTGACATGGAATACCGGCTGCGCTAATATTCTGCAACCTTTGGATTGCCAAAATGAAGCCTGCAAAGAACTGAAAGTGGAAATTAAACCCGGACTTGTGATGAGTAACGGTAATGTACAGCCGATGTTGTTACAACTGAGCTACCCTGTCCCGATTCAGGAACTTTCCATCCACGTGGACGATTTCTTTATCCAATACCTCCCCGGCGACTGCAAACCTGCCAATATTGGCAATGCCGTAGGGCATATGGCTACGGCAAGTTCTCCAATTGGCGGAGCAAACGGTTTGCTGCTACAACAGCCGCATCCGCCCATGAATACCAGCTTGACATGGATAGGCAACCCTACGTCGGTGAATACGGGCTTCGGTATTCTTAGCGGCATCCCGTTCAATCTTTCACTGCCCAATATCCTCAACCTGAAATGCTGCGAAGGCAGAATGAATATCTGCTTCACGGTGCGGATTAAAGACGTAAACTGCGTGGTTTGCGAAAAAAGGATATGCAGGGAGTTGAAATTTCCCAGTGCAGTCATCGTAACGCCATCGCCGTTGCCAAACATCAATCAAAAGCAATAA
- the sov gene encoding T9SS outer membrane translocon Sov/SprA, giving the protein MEEARAQGKPGRNPTTRPTQTRPANPTADISLSPDTTDLEEPDTTRLGSGIDRKAATRPFSLTDREMGRYSGFFTPYRQRTSPLLGKPFNPKIELDPDGQFYNLRQQIGNFNYRTPARAPFGQVERARNTELSRDYYRTLSRAADGTDPVKSGRLIPLIKLPPLADRLFGGSNLDIQPNGTILLDLGGKWQRIENPQILLRQQRNGGLFFDQQIQLNMVGKIGTKLNLNFNWDTKSSFQFENTFLTGYTAQEEDIIQEVKVGNVSMPVSNGLITGAQNLFGLKTRLRFGKLWINAIASQSRGTVESMRIRGGAQVRPFEIRADSYDENRHFFLGQFFRHNYEPSLRTIPVITSGVVVTRVEVYVTNRNNNTQTLRNIVALLDLGEGEPFRANNPNIAPATGRGPASNAANRLFANVEANAAIRDPDRLTGVMEQTFGLIKGSDYEMLRGARRLQPNEFVLHPNLGYISLITPLRNDEILAVSFEYTYNGQVYRVGELTENYQNRPNNDIIIMKMLKPSTIRKDIPSWDLMMKNIYSLQTQQLERTNFQLRVIYRDDATGIDNPNLQEGANLKDVPLAQIMRLDLLNQNNDPQPDGNIDFIEGITVDSRNGRIIFPVLEPFGSHLERQFIPQLEQQLINKYVFNELYRGTRADAILLTSKSKFFLKGSFQSASSSEIRLNGINIARNSVQIRAGGTMLTEGTDYTVDYQMGTVRITNTGILSSGKEIIIQYERQDLFNFQTRNLVGTDLEYRFSKDFRLHTTLMHMNERPNISRVSIGAEPTRNTLWGFGLNYRKESRWLTRMVDKLPLVSTKAPSTIAFSGDFAQIIPGANQLIGTDGGTSYIDDFEGAEVPYELGRQPQSWALGSTPNQFRPVGRNNPLEYAYQRARMAWYTVDNTVFFNRGLGQAPPSNISQQDRCNHYVRPIAFDEIFRGRDPQMLNNPDLTMDLAFYPEERGMYNYNPNLTPDGRLPNPRQNFGAITKGITYDIDFDNINIQYIEFWLLDPFIRGVNGQIITNVNGRNVGINNTTGGKLYFNLGSISEDYIPDGRHGFENGLPTNDTDRDTVRTDWGVVTRKPYLTNAFAAEPGARARQDVGMDGLNDEGERQFFRNYLNQVRGRVSGAAYAQIERDPSGDNFNYYLSDEATAQDLKVFDRYKFFNGMEGNSPEGAGTQSNSFLPDNEDLNRDNTLNDIDAYYEYEIDLRPGRLDDNPYVVDRVVTSSRTSCNEDVTWYLFRIPIRDFTRKVGDINDFKSIRFIRTYMTDWEQPVVLRMAHFQLVGAQWRPFLESLEQPGLQVPREPTRTIFTVSSVNAEENGPEKTESGRTPYVLPPGFVRDLDFASNTQARRNEQSLRLCVDDLADRDARAVYKNYVVDMVNYERIKMFVHVSPFNRLKPLNDNDINVFVRFGTDFTENYYEVQMPSQVTPPGTTTAEGIWPEENSLDIAVMDLINAKAERNRLGLSLRLPYITQIGRFQVTIVGNPDLSSVQTIMIGIRNPETTDGRPQSACIWVNELRVAGFNRRSGWAAQARLNATLADLAVVNASVRYSSPFFGGIQDKISQRTREHSLEYDLASTIQLHKFGLERIGLNLPMFASYERRLMTPYFNPLDPDMPLELALETRPGAEAIGLRNLVREDMIRRSLNFTNVRKNKVKQGAKSHLWDVENLALNFSFADARNTNIRTAEYIERFTKVGLQYNFNNTSATPLEPFKNVVFLDAPYLKFLKDFNINPMPASVTITGDVDRRFIKTQLRNSDLNTLGIAPLYEKAFTFNRAYNVRWSLTKSLGLDYNAQAFSIIDEPVGEINNELIDPRRNITRRDSVINNILRLGRMKNYVQTVGVQYEVPFKMFPATDWLNANARYQAGYTWTAGAVGIADTLGNAMQNNSGLRVAGQMNMRTLYNKSRVLKALLSPNQQGGQAEQWGEARKRRLQARIERNNKRKNVLTGAEPTGNGITPMGGQLPTTLTPRQQRYQAKIDRYEGKILEIQFDSVRYGKRISRYRDKIAAWKIKMNPSESLRLKDSIRQIRQAAKVKPIDSARLEKKLAKIDARIERLQAKIAAVEARQAAKKSVPLKPTGAPATIARLLTSVQNVQLNYDVTRNTMIPGVLTVPRFLGMDRDFNNPGWGFVFGSQDSGIKDRLAQSNALSVSPLQNNSFMQGRNSNLGIIANISPVKDFDLRMDWRKITTGSYSEVFRFNTALGAHESQSPMRNGQYSISFNTLRTAFRGDNSANQSPVFDNFIQNREIIRRRMETEVPGANFDLNGQDVLIPAFLAAYTGRDANSQALSAFPQIPLPNWQLTYTGLTQLAFFKQNFRQIQIKHSYKNDYNVGNFTSSLLYGPDFLRLDIREHALPFPIIDPVTQAIVPIFVMNQVTIDENFAPLLGVTMRTTKNMTITVNYNKRRTLGLTLNNAQISEMRNDDVTVDVGFTKANLKIPFKINGGYTVLKNDLTFRMSFTIRDTRTLQRRIQDGVQESIATMGNYNLQLRPTINYVVNQQVSVQLYFDRQINNPLVSNSFRRTNTAFGFQVRFNLAQL; this is encoded by the coding sequence ATGGAAGAAGCCCGCGCGCAAGGGAAGCCGGGGCGCAACCCAACCACCCGACCTACCCAGACAAGACCTGCCAACCCGACTGCTGATATTTCATTGTCGCCGGATACTACCGACTTGGAAGAGCCGGATACGACCCGTTTGGGCAGCGGCATAGACCGAAAAGCAGCCACTCGCCCCTTTTCGCTGACCGACCGCGAAATGGGTCGCTATTCCGGTTTTTTCACACCCTACCGCCAGCGCACCTCGCCGCTGTTGGGCAAACCCTTTAATCCGAAGATAGAATTAGACCCTGACGGGCAGTTTTACAATCTGCGCCAGCAAATCGGCAACTTCAACTATCGCACGCCTGCACGCGCTCCCTTCGGGCAGGTGGAGCGGGCACGCAATACGGAACTTTCACGCGATTACTACCGCACGCTTTCGCGGGCTGCCGATGGTACAGACCCCGTAAAGTCGGGGCGACTGATTCCGCTGATTAAACTGCCGCCTTTGGCCGACAGGCTGTTCGGTGGCAGCAACTTAGACATCCAGCCCAACGGAACCATCTTGCTGGATTTGGGCGGCAAGTGGCAGCGCATCGAGAACCCGCAGATTCTTTTGCGGCAGCAGCGCAACGGCGGTCTTTTTTTTGACCAGCAGATTCAACTGAACATGGTCGGAAAAATAGGCACCAAGCTCAACCTGAATTTTAACTGGGATACCAAGAGTTCTTTTCAGTTTGAAAATACCTTCCTGACAGGCTACACCGCACAGGAAGAAGACATTATACAAGAGGTCAAAGTAGGGAACGTCAGTATGCCCGTCAGCAATGGCCTGATTACCGGTGCGCAGAACCTGTTTGGCCTCAAAACCCGCTTGCGCTTCGGCAAGTTGTGGATTAATGCCATCGCATCGCAGTCACGCGGAACGGTGGAGTCCATGCGCATTCGGGGTGGGGCACAAGTGCGCCCCTTTGAAATCCGCGCCGATTCGTATGACGAAAACCGCCACTTTTTCTTGGGGCAGTTTTTCCGTCATAACTACGAGCCATCGTTGCGTACCATCCCTGTTATCACATCGGGAGTGGTAGTAACGCGCGTGGAGGTGTACGTTACCAACCGCAACAACAACACACAAACGCTGCGAAACATTGTTGCTCTGCTGGATTTGGGCGAAGGAGAGCCTTTTCGCGCCAATAATCCCAATATTGCGCCGGCAACAGGGCGGGGGCCTGCCAGCAATGCCGCCAACCGCTTGTTTGCCAATGTAGAAGCCAATGCTGCCATTCGCGACCCCGACCGCCTGACGGGCGTTATGGAACAGACCTTCGGGCTGATTAAAGGCTCCGATTATGAAATGCTGCGCGGTGCGCGCCGATTGCAGCCCAATGAGTTTGTGTTGCATCCCAATCTGGGTTACATCTCACTCATTACACCGCTGCGCAACGATGAAATTTTGGCCGTATCTTTTGAATATACCTACAATGGTCAGGTTTATCGGGTGGGCGAGCTGACCGAGAACTACCAGAATCGCCCCAACAACGATATCATCATCATGAAAATGCTCAAACCTTCTACCATTCGGAAGGACATTCCCTCTTGGGATTTGATGATGAAAAATATTTACTCCCTGCAAACGCAGCAATTGGAGCGCACCAATTTTCAGTTGCGCGTAATTTATCGCGACGATGCCACAGGGATTGACAACCCCAATTTGCAGGAAGGTGCCAATTTGAAAGACGTTCCGCTGGCGCAAATCATGCGCTTAGACCTGCTCAACCAAAACAACGACCCGCAACCCGACGGCAACATTGATTTTATAGAAGGCATCACGGTAGATTCGCGCAACGGACGGATTATTTTTCCCGTGTTAGAGCCGTTCGGTTCACATTTGGAGCGGCAGTTTATTCCGCAATTGGAACAGCAACTCATTAACAAGTACGTATTTAACGAGTTGTATCGTGGTACACGTGCCGATGCGATACTGCTCACGAGCAAGAGCAAGTTTTTCCTCAAAGGCAGTTTCCAATCGGCAAGTTCTTCCGAAATACGCCTGAACGGCATTAACATCGCCCGCAATTCGGTGCAAATTCGTGCCGGTGGCACTATGCTCACCGAAGGAACGGATTATACTGTTGATTATCAGATGGGTACAGTGCGCATTACCAATACGGGGATTCTCAGTTCGGGCAAGGAAATTATCATCCAGTACGAGCGACAGGATTTGTTCAACTTCCAAACCCGCAACTTGGTAGGTACAGATTTGGAGTACCGTTTCAGCAAAGATTTCCGTTTGCATACTACACTGATGCACATGAACGAGCGCCCGAACATTTCACGTGTCAGCATTGGTGCCGAGCCTACCCGCAACACCCTGTGGGGCTTCGGGCTGAACTACCGCAAGGAAAGCCGCTGGCTGACGCGCATGGTGGATAAATTGCCGTTGGTAAGCACCAAAGCGCCTTCTACCATTGCTTTCAGCGGCGATTTTGCACAGATTATCCCCGGAGCCAATCAACTCATCGGTACAGATGGAGGTACTTCATATATAGATGATTTTGAAGGGGCTGAGGTGCCTTACGAGTTAGGCCGACAACCGCAAAGTTGGGCATTGGGCAGTACGCCTAACCAATTCCGACCCGTAGGTCGCAACAACCCGTTGGAGTATGCTTACCAAAGGGCGCGAATGGCGTGGTACACGGTGGACAATACCGTATTTTTCAATCGTGGATTAGGGCAGGCGCCACCTTCCAACATCAGCCAGCAAGACCGCTGCAACCACTATGTGCGCCCAATTGCTTTTGATGAGATTTTCCGTGGTCGAGACCCGCAAATGTTGAATAACCCCGACTTGACCATGGATTTGGCATTTTATCCCGAAGAGCGGGGGATGTATAACTACAACCCCAACCTGACCCCTGACGGTCGCTTGCCTAATCCGCGGCAGAACTTTGGCGCAATCACCAAAGGCATTACCTACGACATTGACTTTGACAACATCAACATCCAGTACATAGAGTTTTGGTTGTTAGACCCCTTCATACGCGGCGTAAACGGCCAAATTATTACCAACGTGAACGGGCGGAATGTGGGTATCAATAATACGACGGGCGGCAAACTGTACTTCAATTTGGGCAGTATTTCGGAAGACTACATTCCCGACGGGCGGCACGGCTTTGAAAACGGCCTACCCACCAACGACACCGACCGCGATACAGTGCGTACCGACTGGGGCGTAGTTACGCGCAAACCTTACCTGACCAATGCTTTTGCTGCCGAACCGGGGGCGCGGGCACGTCAGGATGTCGGTATGGACGGTCTGAACGATGAAGGCGAGCGTCAGTTTTTCCGCAACTATCTCAATCAGGTGCGAGGCAGGGTAAGCGGCGCAGCCTATGCGCAGATAGAGCGCGACCCTTCGGGTGATAACTTTAACTATTACCTCTCCGATGAGGCTACCGCACAGGATTTGAAAGTATTTGACCGCTACAAGTTTTTCAATGGTATGGAGGGCAACTCTCCCGAGGGGGCAGGTACGCAATCCAACAGTTTTTTGCCCGATAATGAAGACCTGAACCGCGACAATACGCTGAACGATATTGACGCATATTACGAATACGAAATTGACTTGCGCCCCGGCAGATTAGACGATAACCCTTACGTGGTGGATAGGGTCGTAACTTCCTCACGCACAAGCTGTAATGAAGACGTTACATGGTATCTGTTCCGCATCCCCATCCGCGACTTTACCCGCAAAGTAGGCGATATCAACGATTTTAAATCCATCCGCTTTATCCGCACCTACATGACCGACTGGGAGCAGCCTGTGGTATTGCGTATGGCGCACTTTCAGTTGGTAGGCGCACAGTGGCGGCCGTTTTTGGAGAGTTTGGAACAACCCGGCCTGCAAGTGCCGCGCGAGCCTACCCGAACCATATTTACCGTTTCATCGGTAAATGCCGAAGAAAACGGCCCTGAAAAGACAGAGTCGGGGCGCACGCCTTATGTGCTGCCGCCGGGCTTCGTTCGCGATTTGGATTTTGCAAGCAACACACAGGCGCGCCGCAATGAGCAATCTCTGCGTTTGTGCGTGGACGACCTTGCCGACCGCGATGCCCGCGCCGTTTACAAAAACTATGTGGTGGATATGGTGAACTACGAACGCATTAAGATGTTCGTACATGTAAGCCCTTTCAATCGCCTGAAACCGCTGAATGACAACGACATCAACGTATTTGTCCGCTTTGGTACAGACTTTACCGAGAACTACTACGAAGTGCAAATGCCTTCGCAGGTTACGCCGCCCGGCACCACCACTGCCGAAGGAATCTGGCCGGAGGAGAATAGTTTAGACATCGCGGTAATGGATTTGATTAATGCCAAAGCCGAACGCAACCGCTTGGGGCTTTCGCTGCGGCTGCCTTACATTACCCAAATAGGTCGTTTTCAGGTTACTATTGTGGGCAACCCCGATTTGAGCAGCGTGCAAACCATCATGATTGGTATTCGCAACCCTGAAACCACGGATGGAAGGCCGCAGTCGGCTTGTATCTGGGTGAACGAGTTGCGGGTGGCGGGCTTCAACCGTCGTTCGGGATGGGCAGCGCAGGCGCGCCTGAATGCTACCCTTGCCGACTTGGCGGTGGTAAACGCCTCTGTTCGCTACTCTTCGCCGTTCTTTGGCGGCATACAGGATAAGATTTCGCAGCGCACCCGCGAACATTCCTTAGAGTATGATTTGGCCTCTACCATACAGTTACACAAGTTTGGTTTGGAGCGCATCGGCCTCAACCTGCCCATGTTTGCCAGCTACGAGCGCCGCCTGATGACACCGTACTTCAACCCATTAGACCCCGATATGCCGCTGGAACTTGCCTTGGAAACGCGCCCCGGTGCCGAGGCTATCGGTTTGCGCAACTTGGTGCGGGAAGACATGATTCGGCGCAGCCTGAACTTTACCAACGTGCGCAAGAACAAAGTAAAGCAAGGGGCAAAATCTCATTTGTGGGATGTGGAGAATCTGGCACTGAACTTCTCTTTTGCCGACGCACGCAATACCAACATCCGAACAGCCGAATACATTGAGCGGTTTACCAAAGTCGGCTTGCAATACAACTTTAATAATACCTCAGCCACCCCGTTAGAGCCTTTCAAGAATGTGGTATTTCTGGATGCACCCTACCTCAAATTCCTGAAAGATTTCAACATTAACCCCATGCCTGCCAGTGTTACTATCACAGGCGATGTGGACAGGCGCTTTATTAAAACACAACTGCGCAACTCTGACCTCAATACGCTTGGCATAGCGCCGCTGTATGAAAAGGCATTTACCTTCAATCGCGCTTACAATGTGCGTTGGAGTTTGACAAAATCGCTGGGGCTGGACTATAACGCACAGGCTTTCAGTATTATAGACGAACCGGTGGGCGAAATCAACAACGAATTGATTGACCCGCGTCGCAATATCACCCGCCGCGATTCGGTGATTAATAACATCCTCCGTTTAGGGCGGATGAAGAACTATGTGCAAACCGTAGGCGTGCAGTACGAAGTACCTTTCAAAATGTTTCCTGCTACCGATTGGCTCAATGCCAATGCGCGCTATCAGGCAGGCTATACATGGACGGCCGGCGCAGTGGGCATAGCCGATACTTTGGGCAATGCCATGCAAAACAACAGCGGGCTGCGGGTCGCAGGGCAGATGAATATGCGGACACTTTACAACAAAAGCCGTGTATTAAAGGCGCTGTTGAGCCCGAATCAGCAGGGCGGGCAGGCAGAACAATGGGGCGAAGCCAGAAAACGCCGCTTGCAGGCACGCATAGAACGCAACAATAAGCGCAAAAACGTATTGACAGGCGCAGAGCCAACCGGCAACGGCATTACGCCAATGGGAGGGCAATTGCCAACCACGCTTACCCCGCGCCAACAGCGCTATCAGGCCAAAATAGACCGCTACGAAGGTAAAATTCTGGAAATACAGTTTGATTCGGTGCGTTACGGCAAACGCATCAGCCGCTACCGCGATAAGATTGCGGCATGGAAAATCAAGATGAACCCTTCGGAGTCGCTGCGCCTGAAAGACAGCATCCGCCAGATTCGTCAGGCGGCCAAAGTAAAGCCGATTGATTCTGCCCGATTGGAGAAGAAACTGGCAAAAATTGATGCGCGAATTGAGCGTTTGCAAGCCAAAATAGCCGCGGTGGAAGCCCGACAGGCCGCTAAGAAATCCGTTCCTCTGAAACCAACAGGTGCGCCTGCTACCATCGCGCGCCTGCTAACCTCTGTTCAGAATGTGCAACTGAACTACGATGTTACCCGCAATACCATGATTCCGGGCGTGCTCACCGTGCCTCGCTTTTTGGGTATGGACAGGGACTTTAATAATCCCGGTTGGGGCTTCGTATTCGGCAGTCAGGACAGCGGCATCAAAGACCGCTTGGCACAAAGCAATGCGTTGTCTGTCAGCCCATTACAGAACAACTCATTCATGCAGGGGCGCAACAGCAATCTGGGAATTATTGCCAATATTTCACCCGTCAAAGACTTTGACCTGCGCATGGATTGGCGCAAAATTACTACCGGCAGTTACAGCGAAGTATTCCGATTCAATACTGCGCTGGGGGCGCATGAGTCGCAGTCTCCTATGCGCAACGGGCAGTACAGCATCAGTTTTAATACGCTTCGCACGGCCTTCCGCGGCGATAATTCGGCCAACCAATCGCCCGTATTTGACAATTTTATCCAAAATCGGGAAATCATCCGCCGTCGGATGGAAACCGAAGTACCCGGTGCCAACTTTGACTTAAACGGGCAGGATGTGCTGATTCCTGCATTTTTGGCCGCTTACACAGGCAGAGATGCCAACAGTCAGGCGCTTTCGGCTTTTCCGCAAATTCCGTTGCCCAACTGGCAACTGACTTACACCGGCCTGACGCAATTGGCGTTTTTCAAGCAAAATTTCCGTCAGATTCAGATTAAGCACAGCTACAAAAACGACTACAACGTGGGCAACTTTACTTCTTCGCTGCTCTACGGCCCCGATTTTCTGCGGTTAGACATTCGCGAACATGCCTTGCCATTCCCGATTATTGACCCTGTTACACAGGCCATTGTGCCTATTTTCGTGATGAATCAGGTAACGATTGACGAAAACTTTGCGCCGTTGCTGGGTGTAACAATGCGCACGACCAAGAATATGACTATCACGGTGAACTACAACAAACGCCGTACTTTGGGACTGACGCTGAACAATGCGCAAATCAGCGAAATGCGCAACGATGATGTTACGGTGGATGTGGGTTTCACAAAAGCCAATCTGAAAATTCCGTTTAAGATTAACGGCGGCTATACGGTGTTGAAAAACGACCTGACCTTCCGCATGTCGTTTACCATCCGCGATACGCGCACGCTGCAAAGACGTATTCAGGATGGGGTGCAGGAAAGTATTGCCACCATGGGCAACTACAATTTGCAACTGCGGCCTACCATCAACTACGTGGTAAATCAGCAGGTAAGCGTGCAATTGTACTTTGACCGTCAGATTAACAATCCGCTGGTTTCCAACTCTTTCCGCCGAACAAACACTGCCTTTGGTTTCCAAGTGCGCTTCAATTTGGCACAGTTGTAA